One Acanthopagrus latus isolate v.2019 chromosome 12, fAcaLat1.1, whole genome shotgun sequence genomic region harbors:
- the nln gene encoding neurolysin, mitochondrial isoform X1, translated as MCALRVVVRRTLCSCEVWIPSRVYTPVLRMTIQNGTLVPARDCSSQPANKRNTLRWDLSPAEIRTVTDDLISRVKKVYDDIGAIKMEDVSVENTLRALAYVKLDYASSRHVLDFPQYVCPSKEVRTASTDADKKLSEFDVEISMREDVFKRVTALQQKLPNNLSPEEKRFLVRLVTLGKRKGLHLSKDIQEEIKRTSKLISELSIEFNKNINEENTFLVFSERELGGLADSYLNGLDKTSDGQYKVTLEYPHYFPLMKRCHNPETRRKMERAFHSRCKEVNTAILEELVQLRAKVAELLGYSNHANYVLEMNMAKNASNVSDFLDTFYETLKPIGIKERKYILALKKRECLMKGLPFDGQINAWDLPYYMNQVEQCKFAVNKDKLIEYFPLDVVTEGLLGIYQELLGLTFTEVEHANVWHEDVKLYSAHDTETGEEIGQFYLDLHPREGKYGHAACFGLQPGCRGPDGKRRIPVAAMVANFTKPRKGWPSLLQHNEVETYFHEFGHVMHEICSKAAFSEFSGTLVETDFVEVPSQVLENWVWEKEPLRRMSGHYKDGTPIPDTLLDKLIASRVANTGLMNLRQVVLGKVDQSLHTSPRADATEVFAQHCQDILGVPATPGTNMTASFSHLAGGYDGQYYSYLWSEVYSMDIYFSRFKKEGIMNPKVGKEYRRVILEAGGSVDGVDMLKTFLERGPCQDAFFQCKGLMKSKETQTV; from the exons ATGTGTGCGTTGAGAGTTGTAGTCCGCCGCACGCTCTGCAG ttgtgaaGTTTGGATCCCCTCCAGAGTCTACACACCTGTCCTGAGAATGACCATCCAGAATGGGACCTTGGTGCCTGCCAGAGACTGCAGCTCTCAGCCTGCAAATAAGAGGAATACGCTGAGATGGGACCTGTCACCAGCTGAGATCAGGACCGTGACAGATGATTTGATTAGCAGAGTAAAGAAGGTGTACGATGACATAGGAGCGATAAAGATGGAGGATGTTTCAGTGGAAAACACGCTGAGAGCATTGGCTTATGTCAAACTGGACTATGCAT CATCACGCCACGTTCTGGATTTCCCTCAGTATGTTTGTCCTTCTAAAGAGGTCCGGACAGCGAGCACGGACGCAGACAAGAAGCTGTCTGAGTTTGATGTGGAGATAAGTATGAGGGAGGATGTCTTCAAGCGAGTCACGGCCTTGCAG CAAAAGCTTCCAAACAACCTTTCTCCGGAAGAAAAGAGATTCTTAGTCAGACTTGTGACCCTGGGCAAGAGGAAAGGATTGCACCTGTCGAAAGATATACAAGAG GAAATCAAAAGAACCTCCAAGCTCATAAGTGAACTCTCCATAGAATTTAACAAGAATATAAATGAGGAAAACACGTTTCTTGTTTTCTCCGAGCGTGAACTGG GCGGCCTGGCCGACAGTTATCTCAATGGACTGGACAAGACGTCAGATGGGCAGTATAAAgttacactggaatatccccATTACTTTCCACTGATGAAGAGGTGTCACAATCCTGAgaccaggaggaagatggaaagaGCTTTTCACAGCAGGTGTAAAGAG GTAAACACGGCGATCCTTGAAGAGTTGGTTCAACTGAGGGCAAAGGTCGCCGAATTACTTGGTTATAGTAACCACGCAAATTATGTGCTGGAGATGAACATGGCAAAGAATGCAAGCAATGTGTCTGACTTTTTAG ATACATTCTATGAAACTCTGAAGCCCATTGGAATCAAGGAGAGGAAATACATCCTTGCACTAAAGAAGAGGGAGTGCTTGATGAAGGGCCTTCCATTTGATGGACAGATCAATGCCTGGGATTTACCCTACTACATGAATCAGGTGGAGCAGTGCAAGTTTGCCGTGAACAAGGACAAACTGATCGAGTATTTCCCGCTGGACGTGGTGACGGAAGGACTGCTCGGTATCTACCAGGAACTGCTGGGTCTCACGTTCACAGAGGTGGAACACGCAAATGTGTGGCACGAGGACGTCAAGCTATACTCAGCACATGACActgaaacaggagaggagatcGGCCAGTTCTACCTGGACTTACATCCAAG GGAAGGAAAGTACGGCCACGCAGCCTGCTTTGGACTCCAACCTGGCTGCAGAGGACCTGATGGAAAACGCAGGATTCCAGTGGCAGCTATGGTGGCTAACTTCACCAAACCCAGAAAAGGATGGCCCTCTCTTCTCCAACACAATGAAGTGGAGACTTACTTCCATGAGTTTGGTCATGTAATGCACGAGATTTGTTCAAAG GCCGCTTTTTCAGAATTCAGTGGAACCCTGGTCGAGACGGACTTTGTGGAGGTTCCTTCACAAGTGCTTGAGAACTGGGTTTGGGAGAAGGAGCCCCTGAGGAGAATGTCCGGCCACTACAAGGACGGCACACCAATCCCAGACACCCTGCTCGATAAGCTGATAGCATCCAGAGTAGCCAACACTG GGCTGATGAACCTGCGTCAGGTAGTCCTCGGTAAAGTGGACCAGTCCCTACACACCAGCCCTCGTGCAGATGCGACTGAGGTGTTTGCGCAGCACTGCCAGGACATCCTGGGTGTTCCTGCTACACCAG GAACCAATATGACAGCCAGTTTCAGCCACCTGGCTGGAGGATATGATGGTCAGTACTACAGCTATCTGTGGAGTGAAGTCTACTCTATGGACATTTATTTCAGTCGTTTTAAAAAGGAAGGCATTATGAATCCAAAG GTTGGAAAAGAGTACAGGAGGGTGATTCTGGAAGCAGGCGGCTCTGTGGATGGAGTGGACATGCTGAAAACCTTTCTCGAACGTGGCCCGTGCCAGGATGCCTTCTTTCAATGCAAAGGACTGATGAAGTCGAAGGAAACTCAAACAGTATAA
- the nln gene encoding neurolysin, mitochondrial isoform X2, translated as MCALRVVVRRTLCRVYTPVLRMTIQNGTLVPARDCSSQPANKRNTLRWDLSPAEIRTVTDDLISRVKKVYDDIGAIKMEDVSVENTLRALAYVKLDYASSRHVLDFPQYVCPSKEVRTASTDADKKLSEFDVEISMREDVFKRVTALQQKLPNNLSPEEKRFLVRLVTLGKRKGLHLSKDIQEEIKRTSKLISELSIEFNKNINEENTFLVFSERELGGLADSYLNGLDKTSDGQYKVTLEYPHYFPLMKRCHNPETRRKMERAFHSRCKEVNTAILEELVQLRAKVAELLGYSNHANYVLEMNMAKNASNVSDFLDTFYETLKPIGIKERKYILALKKRECLMKGLPFDGQINAWDLPYYMNQVEQCKFAVNKDKLIEYFPLDVVTEGLLGIYQELLGLTFTEVEHANVWHEDVKLYSAHDTETGEEIGQFYLDLHPREGKYGHAACFGLQPGCRGPDGKRRIPVAAMVANFTKPRKGWPSLLQHNEVETYFHEFGHVMHEICSKAAFSEFSGTLVETDFVEVPSQVLENWVWEKEPLRRMSGHYKDGTPIPDTLLDKLIASRVANTGLMNLRQVVLGKVDQSLHTSPRADATEVFAQHCQDILGVPATPGTNMTASFSHLAGGYDGQYYSYLWSEVYSMDIYFSRFKKEGIMNPKVGKEYRRVILEAGGSVDGVDMLKTFLERGPCQDAFFQCKGLMKSKETQTV; from the exons ATGTGTGCGTTGAGAGTTGTAGTCCGCCGCACGCTCTGCAG AGTCTACACACCTGTCCTGAGAATGACCATCCAGAATGGGACCTTGGTGCCTGCCAGAGACTGCAGCTCTCAGCCTGCAAATAAGAGGAATACGCTGAGATGGGACCTGTCACCAGCTGAGATCAGGACCGTGACAGATGATTTGATTAGCAGAGTAAAGAAGGTGTACGATGACATAGGAGCGATAAAGATGGAGGATGTTTCAGTGGAAAACACGCTGAGAGCATTGGCTTATGTCAAACTGGACTATGCAT CATCACGCCACGTTCTGGATTTCCCTCAGTATGTTTGTCCTTCTAAAGAGGTCCGGACAGCGAGCACGGACGCAGACAAGAAGCTGTCTGAGTTTGATGTGGAGATAAGTATGAGGGAGGATGTCTTCAAGCGAGTCACGGCCTTGCAG CAAAAGCTTCCAAACAACCTTTCTCCGGAAGAAAAGAGATTCTTAGTCAGACTTGTGACCCTGGGCAAGAGGAAAGGATTGCACCTGTCGAAAGATATACAAGAG GAAATCAAAAGAACCTCCAAGCTCATAAGTGAACTCTCCATAGAATTTAACAAGAATATAAATGAGGAAAACACGTTTCTTGTTTTCTCCGAGCGTGAACTGG GCGGCCTGGCCGACAGTTATCTCAATGGACTGGACAAGACGTCAGATGGGCAGTATAAAgttacactggaatatccccATTACTTTCCACTGATGAAGAGGTGTCACAATCCTGAgaccaggaggaagatggaaagaGCTTTTCACAGCAGGTGTAAAGAG GTAAACACGGCGATCCTTGAAGAGTTGGTTCAACTGAGGGCAAAGGTCGCCGAATTACTTGGTTATAGTAACCACGCAAATTATGTGCTGGAGATGAACATGGCAAAGAATGCAAGCAATGTGTCTGACTTTTTAG ATACATTCTATGAAACTCTGAAGCCCATTGGAATCAAGGAGAGGAAATACATCCTTGCACTAAAGAAGAGGGAGTGCTTGATGAAGGGCCTTCCATTTGATGGACAGATCAATGCCTGGGATTTACCCTACTACATGAATCAGGTGGAGCAGTGCAAGTTTGCCGTGAACAAGGACAAACTGATCGAGTATTTCCCGCTGGACGTGGTGACGGAAGGACTGCTCGGTATCTACCAGGAACTGCTGGGTCTCACGTTCACAGAGGTGGAACACGCAAATGTGTGGCACGAGGACGTCAAGCTATACTCAGCACATGACActgaaacaggagaggagatcGGCCAGTTCTACCTGGACTTACATCCAAG GGAAGGAAAGTACGGCCACGCAGCCTGCTTTGGACTCCAACCTGGCTGCAGAGGACCTGATGGAAAACGCAGGATTCCAGTGGCAGCTATGGTGGCTAACTTCACCAAACCCAGAAAAGGATGGCCCTCTCTTCTCCAACACAATGAAGTGGAGACTTACTTCCATGAGTTTGGTCATGTAATGCACGAGATTTGTTCAAAG GCCGCTTTTTCAGAATTCAGTGGAACCCTGGTCGAGACGGACTTTGTGGAGGTTCCTTCACAAGTGCTTGAGAACTGGGTTTGGGAGAAGGAGCCCCTGAGGAGAATGTCCGGCCACTACAAGGACGGCACACCAATCCCAGACACCCTGCTCGATAAGCTGATAGCATCCAGAGTAGCCAACACTG GGCTGATGAACCTGCGTCAGGTAGTCCTCGGTAAAGTGGACCAGTCCCTACACACCAGCCCTCGTGCAGATGCGACTGAGGTGTTTGCGCAGCACTGCCAGGACATCCTGGGTGTTCCTGCTACACCAG GAACCAATATGACAGCCAGTTTCAGCCACCTGGCTGGAGGATATGATGGTCAGTACTACAGCTATCTGTGGAGTGAAGTCTACTCTATGGACATTTATTTCAGTCGTTTTAAAAAGGAAGGCATTATGAATCCAAAG GTTGGAAAAGAGTACAGGAGGGTGATTCTGGAAGCAGGCGGCTCTGTGGATGGAGTGGACATGCTGAAAACCTTTCTCGAACGTGGCCCGTGCCAGGATGCCTTCTTTCAATGCAAAGGACTGATGAAGTCGAAGGAAACTCAAACAGTATAA